In Chitinophaga nivalis, a single genomic region encodes these proteins:
- a CDS encoding nitroreductase family protein has protein sequence MSAQKMIDGYPFVSYSHETYDAPGMISHASSFLTWMDKRRTVRDFADTPVPREVIADIIRTANTAPSGAHKQPWTFCAVQQPDIKKIIREEAEKEEYRSYNSRMSPEWLDDLKPLQTDWHKPFLEVAPWLIIMFKRIYEVEENGRKRNNYYVQESAGIAAGFLLAAIHNAGLVALTHTPSPMNFLGDILNRPENEKPFLLVPVGYPAAECWVPDIHRKPLEDVAVFY, from the coding sequence ATGTCAGCTCAAAAAATGATTGATGGCTATCCTTTTGTTAGCTATTCACATGAAACCTACGACGCTCCCGGCATGATTTCACATGCCTCCTCCTTTCTAACGTGGATGGACAAACGAAGAACAGTACGTGACTTTGCGGATACACCGGTACCCCGGGAAGTGATAGCAGATATCATACGCACAGCCAACACGGCTCCTTCCGGCGCCCATAAACAACCCTGGACCTTCTGCGCCGTACAGCAACCCGACATTAAAAAAATAATCCGGGAAGAAGCGGAAAAAGAAGAGTACCGGAGTTACAACAGTCGCATGTCGCCTGAATGGCTGGATGACCTGAAACCTTTACAGACCGACTGGCACAAACCTTTCCTGGAAGTTGCGCCGTGGCTGATCATTATGTTCAAACGGATTTATGAAGTGGAAGAAAACGGGCGTAAACGCAACAACTACTACGTACAGGAAAGCGCCGGTATTGCAGCGGGTTTTCTGCTGGCAGCCATTCATAACGCCGGACTGGTAGCCCTCACCCATACACCCAGTCCGATGAATTTCCTGGGGGACATCTTAAACAGACCTGAAAACGAAAAACCGTTCCTACTGGTACCGGTAGGTTATCCGGCAGCAGAATGCTGGGTACCCGATATTCACCGCAAACCGCTGGAAGACGTAGCGGTATTCTATTAA
- a CDS encoding winged helix DNA-binding domain-containing protein, with translation MLSSDIRQLRLQSQQLLHTGFQQPADIVSWMGAMQGQEFGNSKWAIGTRLPGITTSAVEAAIANRSVIRTWMLRGTLHLVAASDLHWMLALIRDGAKSKMRTVITQSGLDEATLKKVNKLFIKLLEGGQQLTRKALAAAIEAKGIDTSGQKMSHLLWQASFDGILCHGPLEGKQFTFTLLKDWIPAGETYSRAAALAKLALRYFTSHGPATVADFAWWSGFATGEANAALEAVKKDLVSLQLGAATYWMAPGNTLAPADTTLLLPAFDEYFIAYKDRSHSIDTQHIDKVMTVNGIFNPVIVFNGELAGTWKKTQNKAGITIELAPFKPLKKAQYKALEQAAATYAAFSEEKLAGLQTGQ, from the coding sequence ATGCTATCATCAGACATCAGGCAATTACGTTTACAATCCCAGCAACTGCTCCACACCGGCTTTCAGCAACCTGCCGATATTGTTTCCTGGATGGGCGCCATGCAAGGCCAGGAATTTGGCAATAGCAAATGGGCCATCGGCACACGGCTGCCTGGTATCACCACATCGGCCGTAGAAGCAGCCATCGCCAACCGCTCCGTTATTCGCACCTGGATGCTGCGGGGAACCCTGCACCTCGTTGCCGCCAGTGATCTGCACTGGATGCTGGCATTGATAAGAGATGGTGCGAAAAGCAAGATGCGCACGGTTATTACGCAGTCCGGCCTCGATGAAGCTACCCTGAAAAAAGTCAATAAACTCTTTATAAAATTACTGGAAGGCGGTCAGCAGCTCACCCGCAAAGCACTGGCGGCAGCTATTGAAGCAAAAGGTATTGATACCTCCGGACAAAAAATGAGCCACCTGCTGTGGCAGGCTTCGTTCGATGGCATCCTTTGCCATGGCCCGCTGGAAGGTAAGCAGTTTACGTTTACCCTGCTGAAAGACTGGATACCTGCCGGAGAAACCTACAGCCGGGCGGCAGCCCTGGCTAAACTGGCATTGCGATACTTTACCAGCCATGGTCCGGCTACTGTGGCAGACTTTGCGTGGTGGTCGGGATTTGCAACAGGAGAAGCTAATGCAGCACTGGAGGCTGTTAAAAAAGACCTGGTATCCCTGCAGCTGGGCGCCGCTACTTACTGGATGGCGCCGGGAAATACCCTTGCACCGGCGGATACGACTTTATTGCTGCCGGCTTTCGACGAATATTTTATTGCCTATAAAGACCGCAGCCATAGTATAGATACGCAGCACATCGATAAGGTAATGACGGTCAATGGCATTTTCAACCCGGTGATCGTATTCAACGGAGAACTGGCGGGCACGTGGAAAAAAACGCAAAATAAAGCCGGCATAACGATTGAACTGGCACCGTTTAAGCCGTTGAAGAAGGCACAGTATAAAGCATTGGAACAGGCGGCAGCTACCTATGCTGCTTTTTCGGAGGAGAAACTGGCCGGCTTGCAGACCGGCCAATAG
- a CDS encoding aminopeptidase P N-terminal domain-containing protein, translated as MKNLPLDPQLFIKNRQRFVAKMQPQSIAIINSNDELPTNGDALHKFKQNSDLYWLTGIDQEDTMVILYPDNPDPKFREVLVLVRPNELKEKWDGHRLRKDEAYAISGMSTVVWLDSLDAVLQQWINEAQYIYLNTNENNRKSNLVPVRDYRYAEEIKARYPLHELRRAAVIFKELRAIKTPEEIKVMQEAMNITEKAFRRLLTFIKPGVWEHEIHAEILHEFLRNRSAGEAYGSIIASGDRARTLHYVSNNQECKDGEVILMDFGAEYGGYNADLTRTVPVNGKFTPRQREIYDACLHLHNYAKSILRPGITIAKYHEMVGEEATKAFIKLGLITEADVKNQDPESPAYRRYLYHGISHHLGVDVHDLGPSFHQPIPAGAVMTVEPGIYIEEEQIGIRIENNIWITAEGNVDLMKNFPITADEIEALMQ; from the coding sequence ATGAAGAATTTGCCCTTAGATCCGCAGCTGTTTATAAAGAACCGTCAGCGTTTTGTGGCCAAAATGCAGCCACAGTCTATAGCTATTATCAATTCCAATGATGAATTGCCAACCAATGGCGACGCTTTACATAAGTTCAAGCAGAACTCAGACCTGTACTGGCTTACCGGTATAGATCAGGAAGATACCATGGTGATCCTTTATCCGGATAATCCAGACCCTAAATTCAGGGAAGTACTGGTACTCGTGCGCCCAAACGAACTGAAAGAGAAGTGGGACGGACATCGTTTGCGTAAAGACGAAGCGTATGCCATATCCGGTATGTCTACGGTAGTATGGCTCGATAGCCTGGATGCCGTACTCCAGCAGTGGATCAACGAAGCCCAATACATTTACCTCAACACCAACGAAAATAACCGTAAATCCAACCTGGTACCGGTAAGAGATTATCGCTATGCGGAGGAAATCAAAGCCCGCTACCCCCTGCATGAACTGCGCCGGGCAGCCGTTATTTTCAAGGAACTGCGTGCAATAAAAACACCGGAAGAAATAAAAGTAATGCAGGAAGCCATGAACATTACGGAGAAAGCTTTCCGCCGCTTGCTGACCTTCATCAAACCCGGTGTATGGGAACATGAAATTCATGCAGAAATTCTGCACGAATTCCTGCGCAACCGCTCTGCCGGTGAAGCATACGGTTCCATCATCGCCTCCGGCGATCGTGCCCGTACCCTGCACTATGTATCCAACAACCAGGAATGTAAAGATGGTGAAGTGATCCTGATGGACTTCGGGGCTGAATACGGTGGTTATAATGCTGACCTTACCCGTACCGTTCCGGTAAATGGTAAATTCACGCCACGTCAGCGCGAAATTTATGATGCATGCCTGCACCTGCATAACTACGCCAAATCTATCCTGCGTCCGGGTATTACCATCGCGAAATACCACGAAATGGTAGGTGAAGAGGCTACAAAAGCATTCATTAAACTGGGCCTGATCACCGAAGCAGACGTGAAAAACCAGGATCCTGAATCGCCTGCTTACCGCAGATATCTCTATCATGGCATCTCCCATCACCTGGGTGTGGATGTACATGACCTGGGTCCTTCCTTCCATCAGCCTATTCCTGCCGGTGCGGTAATGACCGTGGAACCTGGTATCTATATCGAAGAAGAACAAATCGGTATCCGTATCGAAAACAACATCTGGATTACAGCCGAAGGCAATGTAGACCTGATGAAAAACTTCCCGATTACGGCCGATGAGATCGAGGCGCTGATGCAATAA
- the purS gene encoding phosphoribosylformylglycinamidine synthase subunit PurS — MTFTAHINVMPLKELLDPQGKAVMSGLKNLGMGQVQDVRIGKHITLQVEAASKEEAQQIAENACQKLLANQVMESFEVQIQ, encoded by the coding sequence ATGACTTTTACTGCACATATCAATGTGATGCCACTGAAAGAATTATTAGATCCGCAAGGTAAAGCGGTGATGAGTGGTCTCAAGAACCTTGGCATGGGCCAGGTACAGGATGTACGGATTGGTAAACATATTACCCTGCAAGTGGAAGCAGCCAGCAAGGAAGAAGCACAGCAGATCGCTGAAAATGCCTGCCAGAAGCTTTTGGCAAACCAGGTGATGGAATCTTTTGAAGTACAAATACAATAA
- the pckA gene encoding phosphoenolpyruvate carboxykinase (ATP), giving the protein MQMSSVRNPVADLRELGIENASNVYYQLSPEKLAEQTIARKQGVLSDTGALAVNTGTFTGRSPKDKFIVKDTITADTVNWNDFNIPISEENFDRLYSKITSYFSGKDVWVRDCYACADEDYRVNIKVVTELPWSSLFAYNMFLRPAEEELDYMHTDWTVIQAPGCLADPATDGTRQQNFSVVNFTKKVIIIGGSAYTGEIKKGIFTILNYVLPHNKNVLSMHCSANQGDNGDTAIFFGLSGTGKTTLSADPSRKLIGDDEHGWTASGVFNFEGGCYAKCIDLTEEKEPQIFRAVREGALLENITFFPGTQTVNYADKSITENTRVSYPLPYIDNALEPSVGGIPKNIFFLTCDAYGVLPPISRLSPGQAMYQFISGYTAKVAGTEAGITEPKSTFSACFGAPFLPLHPAQYAQMLGERMRKYDVNVWLINTGWTGGAYGIGNRIKLAYTRAMITAALNGELTNATFQAHSVFGFEVPASCPGVPDEILDPRNTWEDKAAYDAQAKDLATQFVRNFEKYASAAEAEILAAAPKIG; this is encoded by the coding sequence ATGCAAATGAGTAGCGTAAGGAATCCTGTTGCTGACTTACGGGAATTAGGCATAGAGAACGCGTCTAACGTTTATTATCAACTTTCTCCTGAGAAACTGGCAGAGCAAACTATTGCCAGAAAACAGGGAGTATTATCAGACACCGGCGCCCTTGCAGTGAATACGGGCACTTTCACCGGCCGTTCTCCTAAAGACAAGTTTATCGTTAAAGACACGATCACTGCCGATACGGTAAACTGGAATGATTTTAACATTCCCATTTCTGAGGAAAATTTTGATCGTCTATATAGCAAAATCACCAGCTATTTTTCCGGTAAAGATGTGTGGGTACGCGACTGCTACGCCTGCGCTGATGAAGATTACCGGGTAAATATCAAAGTGGTGACTGAGCTGCCATGGTCAAGCCTGTTTGCGTATAACATGTTTCTCCGCCCTGCAGAAGAAGAGCTGGACTACATGCATACCGACTGGACTGTGATTCAGGCGCCCGGCTGCCTCGCTGATCCTGCTACAGACGGTACCCGTCAGCAAAACTTCTCCGTTGTAAACTTCACTAAAAAAGTGATCATCATAGGCGGTAGCGCTTATACCGGAGAAATCAAAAAAGGTATTTTCACCATCCTCAACTATGTACTGCCGCACAACAAAAATGTGCTGAGCATGCACTGCTCTGCCAACCAGGGAGATAATGGCGACACAGCTATTTTCTTTGGTCTGAGCGGTACCGGAAAAACCACGCTGAGTGCTGATCCATCCCGCAAACTGATCGGTGATGATGAGCATGGCTGGACAGCTTCCGGTGTATTCAATTTCGAAGGCGGATGCTATGCAAAATGTATTGATCTGACCGAAGAAAAAGAACCACAGATCTTCCGTGCAGTACGTGAAGGCGCTTTGCTGGAGAACATTACTTTCTTCCCGGGCACCCAAACCGTTAACTACGCCGATAAAAGCATTACGGAAAATACCCGCGTATCTTATCCGTTGCCTTATATCGACAATGCACTGGAACCTTCTGTAGGTGGTATTCCTAAAAACATCTTCTTCCTCACCTGCGACGCTTATGGCGTATTACCGCCAATTTCCAGGCTGTCTCCAGGTCAGGCGATGTACCAGTTCATTTCCGGCTATACTGCTAAAGTAGCGGGTACCGAAGCTGGTATCACCGAACCTAAATCTACTTTCAGCGCATGTTTTGGCGCACCTTTCCTCCCGCTGCACCCTGCGCAGTATGCACAGATGCTGGGCGAAAGAATGCGTAAATACGATGTAAACGTATGGCTCATCAACACAGGTTGGACAGGTGGTGCCTATGGCATTGGTAACCGTATTAAACTGGCTTACACCCGTGCGATGATTACCGCTGCCTTAAATGGCGAACTGACTAATGCAACCTTCCAGGCACATAGTGTATTTGGTTTCGAAGTTCCTGCCAGCTGCCCTGGTGTTCCGGATGAAATTCTGGACCCACGCAATACCTGGGAAGATAAAGCGGCATACGATGCACAGGCAAAAGACCTGGCTACCCAGTTTGTACGCAATTTCGAGAAATACGCATCCGCTGCAGAAGCAGAGATCTTAGCTGCTGCTCCGAAAATCGGATAA
- the folD gene encoding bifunctional methylenetetrahydrofolate dehydrogenase/methenyltetrahydrofolate cyclohydrolase FolD, with translation MQILDGKLVSEAIKAQLAAQVAELKAAGKKVPHLAAILVGNNPASETYVASKVKSCAECGYNSTLFRFDAQISEKHLLDQIILLNENPDIDGILVQLPLPKHISEELVINTIDPSKDVDGFHPMNVGKMVSGLPAFIPATPYGIMLMLEHYNIPTKGKHAVVIGRSHIVGTPMSILLSRNTNPGNCTVTLTHSQTHNLAEICKQADIIIAAIGKPDFVTADMVKEGAVIVDVGINRVEDASKKSGFRLKGDVKFDEVAPKCSYISPVPGGVGPMTIAALLKNTYHAAIGLKGSMN, from the coding sequence ATGCAAATTTTAGACGGTAAACTAGTTTCTGAGGCTATAAAAGCCCAATTAGCCGCTCAGGTGGCTGAGTTAAAGGCCGCTGGTAAAAAGGTTCCTCACCTGGCAGCCATTCTGGTAGGTAACAATCCTGCAAGTGAAACCTACGTAGCATCCAAAGTAAAGTCATGTGCTGAATGCGGGTATAATTCCACACTCTTCCGCTTTGATGCCCAGATCTCTGAAAAGCATCTGCTGGATCAGATTATCCTGCTCAACGAAAATCCTGATATCGATGGTATCCTGGTACAGTTACCACTGCCTAAACATATCAGCGAAGAATTGGTTATCAATACTATAGATCCCAGCAAAGACGTGGATGGTTTCCATCCGATGAATGTGGGTAAAATGGTAAGCGGTTTACCTGCTTTCATTCCGGCCACACCATACGGCATTATGCTGATGCTGGAACATTACAATATTCCCACCAAGGGCAAACACGCCGTAGTAATCGGCCGCAGCCATATTGTGGGTACACCGATGAGCATCTTACTGAGCCGCAATACCAATCCGGGCAACTGCACAGTTACCCTCACCCACTCCCAGACACATAATCTGGCAGAAATTTGTAAACAGGCAGATATTATCATCGCTGCGATCGGTAAACCGGACTTTGTAACCGCAGATATGGTAAAAGAAGGCGCAGTAATCGTAGATGTAGGTATTAACCGGGTAGAAGACGCCAGCAAGAAAAGCGGATTCCGCCTGAAAGGAGATGTGAAGTTTGATGAAGTAGCGCCTAAGTGCAGCTACATTTCTCCGGTACCAGGTGGCGTAGGACCCATGACTATTGCTGCTTTGCTTAAAAACACCTACCACGCCGCCATCGGCCTGAAAGGAAGTATGAATTAA
- a CDS encoding CDP-alcohol phosphatidyltransferase family protein — protein MRQIPNIITLCNLFCGALAIICTLHAPEFRAEFNGVDYTIVNPEPIYWASALVVLAAIFDFFDGLAARLLRVQSPMGKELDSLADMVTFGVVPGMMLYRLLRSAYFQQPDVFDVSVFNLAPALLVPCFAAYRLAKFNLDTRQSENFIGVPTPAVGLLVASFPLIILFNPFNLGHWFQHIWVLYGIIAALCYLMVAELPMISLKFKNKNIVDNWPRFLLILLTLVGIPVLKFATVPFIFVVYVALSIVFPPKITISTNA, from the coding sequence ATGCGACAAATACCCAATATCATTACCCTATGTAATCTCTTCTGCGGCGCGCTGGCGATCATCTGTACGCTGCACGCACCCGAGTTCCGGGCAGAGTTTAACGGTGTCGATTATACGATTGTGAATCCTGAGCCGATATACTGGGCTTCTGCCCTGGTAGTACTGGCAGCTATATTCGATTTCTTCGATGGCCTGGCCGCCCGGCTGCTGCGGGTACAATCCCCCATGGGTAAAGAACTGGACTCGCTGGCAGATATGGTTACTTTTGGCGTGGTACCGGGTATGATGTTATACCGGCTGTTACGCAGTGCCTATTTTCAGCAACCGGATGTATTTGATGTATCGGTGTTTAACCTGGCGCCGGCCTTACTGGTACCCTGTTTTGCGGCTTACCGCCTGGCTAAATTCAACCTGGATACGCGTCAGTCTGAAAACTTCATCGGCGTGCCTACCCCGGCTGTAGGCTTACTGGTCGCTTCTTTCCCGTTGATCATCCTCTTCAATCCGTTTAATCTGGGGCATTGGTTCCAGCATATCTGGGTATTGTATGGTATCATTGCTGCGCTGTGTTACCTGATGGTAGCGGAATTGCCCATGATCAGCCTGAAATTTAAAAATAAAAATATCGTCGACAACTGGCCCCGGTTTTTACTGATCCTCCTCACGTTGGTAGGTATACCGGTGCTGAAGTTTGCTACCGTACCTTTTATTTTTGTTGTTTATGTGGCGCTCTCTATTGTATTTCCACCTAAAATAACGATCAGCACAAACGCATAA
- the rsmI gene encoding 16S rRNA (cytidine(1402)-2'-O)-methyltransferase: MKLYLVPSPIGNLADITYRAVKVLEEAELILAEDTRTSGVLLRHYQINKPVTPYHQHNEHKIVQHLLEQLQAGKTMAMLTDAGTPGISDPGFLLVRECARAGVPVECLPGATAFVPALVNSGIPMNRFIFEGFLPLKKGRHTLFTQLATEERTIVFYESPMRLVRTLSDLIQYFGPDRPCCVSRELTKMFEENKRGTLQEVHDYFKEKGVKGEIVVVVQGAA; the protein is encoded by the coding sequence ATGAAACTATATCTCGTTCCTTCTCCGATCGGCAATCTGGCCGATATTACCTACCGGGCTGTAAAAGTACTGGAGGAAGCGGAGCTGATCCTGGCGGAAGACACCCGTACTTCCGGCGTATTGCTACGGCACTATCAGATCAATAAGCCGGTTACACCCTACCACCAGCATAACGAACACAAAATAGTACAGCACCTGCTGGAACAGCTGCAGGCCGGTAAAACCATGGCCATGCTCACAGATGCCGGTACCCCCGGTATTTCTGATCCCGGCTTTTTACTGGTACGCGAATGTGCCCGTGCCGGTGTGCCGGTAGAATGTTTACCCGGCGCTACCGCATTTGTACCCGCGTTGGTGAATAGCGGTATCCCTATGAACCGCTTTATCTTTGAAGGCTTTCTGCCACTGAAAAAAGGGCGTCACACCCTGTTTACCCAACTGGCCACCGAAGAACGTACGATTGTTTTTTACGAATCTCCCATGCGGTTGGTCAGAACCTTGTCCGACCTGATCCAGTATTTCGGCCCCGACCGCCCCTGTTGCGTAAGCCGGGAACTCACGAAAATGTTTGAAGAAAACAAACGGGGTACCTTACAGGAAGTACACGACTACTTTAAAGAAAAAGGCGTGAAAGGCGAAATTGTCGTAGTCGTACAGGGCGCTGCCTAA
- a CDS encoding DinB family protein, which produces MYLNQHEIQSLLITSFDNFIDFVNTLPDNRFTASPYGKWSAGQQLEHLTKSARPVSGALGFPKITLRYFGVSQRPSRSYDTLVEHYLQLLTAGGKSTKAYLPGVVYTAQRPALVQGFLAQKDKLSEKMMEWSENDLDKYRLPHPLLGKLTIREMLYFTAYHNQHHLERLKDQELQGHTWQNQLQQLIF; this is translated from the coding sequence ATGTACCTGAACCAGCACGAGATCCAATCCTTACTGATCACCAGTTTCGACAACTTCATTGACTTTGTCAATACCTTGCCGGACAACCGTTTTACGGCCTCGCCATACGGAAAGTGGTCGGCCGGTCAGCAACTGGAACACCTCACCAAATCCGCCAGGCCGGTCAGCGGCGCGCTGGGATTTCCCAAAATCACCCTGCGGTACTTCGGGGTGAGTCAACGGCCTTCCCGCTCCTACGATACGCTGGTGGAACACTACCTGCAATTATTAACAGCCGGTGGTAAATCTACCAAAGCCTATCTGCCCGGCGTAGTATATACTGCCCAACGCCCGGCCCTGGTACAGGGATTCCTGGCACAAAAAGATAAATTGTCGGAAAAAATGATGGAATGGTCTGAAAACGACCTGGATAAATACCGGCTGCCGCATCCTTTACTGGGCAAACTAACGATACGGGAGATGCTGTACTTTACCGCCTACCATAATCAACATCACCTGGAGCGGTTAAAGGATCAGGAATTACAGGGCCATACCTGGCAGAATCAACTGCAACAACTTATATTTTAA
- a CDS encoding M1 family metallopeptidase: protein MNNRVLGSCLAITMMAGSWLQLQAQSDRWQQRVKYTMDVKVDAPANQFSGKQHLEYYNNSPDTLKKVFYHLYWNAFQPNSMMDVRSRELGKIVIGKDKKGNNRLDWDNRVRDRISKLQPDEIGYQKIRSLKRDGKPQEFKVVETILEVVLDKPVLPNSKAVFDLEFDAQVPVQIRRSGRNSTEGVDYSMAQWYPKMCEYDYEGWHATPYIAREFYGVWGDYDVKITIDKKYVLGGTGYLQNPNQIGHGYEAPGTVVNRPAGNNLTWHFIAPNVHDFMWAADPDYKHISRKIDGFTAHFLYLENETTRTTWPQLVNMIPKAYEYIKAHYGPYPYQQFSFIQGGDGGMEYPMSTLIMGNGKMDGLYGVAIHEWMHSWYQGMMATNESLYPWMDEGFTTFAQDNTIYNTVDSLKGLNPHEGSYAGYFALAKSPFEEPATTHSDHYNTNFGYSVTAYSKGAVFLEQLGYVIGAENRDNGLLRYYKEWRFKHPNVNDFIRVMEKQSGIELDWYKQYFINSTKHIDYGIDSVYANGNKTVVRLRRIGYMPMPVDFMVTDKNGNKVLHYIPLSIMFGEKPNEYTGVKRVVENAWYWTNPTYEVEVNVPLADIRELEIDPSERMADMDRSNNKAKG from the coding sequence ATGAACAACCGGGTATTAGGAAGCTGCCTGGCCATCACCATGATGGCGGGGAGCTGGTTACAACTACAGGCACAGTCCGATCGCTGGCAGCAGCGCGTGAAATACACGATGGATGTTAAGGTGGACGCGCCGGCCAATCAGTTTTCAGGTAAACAACACCTGGAGTATTACAATAACTCCCCCGATACCCTGAAAAAAGTATTTTACCATCTGTACTGGAATGCTTTTCAACCCAACAGTATGATGGATGTGCGTAGCAGGGAACTGGGAAAGATTGTGATCGGGAAAGATAAAAAAGGCAACAACCGATTGGACTGGGACAACCGTGTCCGCGACCGCATTTCCAAACTGCAACCTGATGAAATCGGCTACCAGAAAATCCGATCGCTGAAACGGGATGGTAAACCGCAGGAATTCAAGGTGGTGGAAACCATCCTGGAAGTAGTGTTGGATAAGCCGGTATTACCTAATTCAAAAGCTGTGTTTGACCTGGAGTTTGATGCCCAGGTACCTGTTCAGATCCGCCGTAGTGGCCGTAATAGCACAGAAGGTGTGGATTACTCCATGGCGCAGTGGTATCCTAAAATGTGTGAATACGATTATGAAGGATGGCACGCCACGCCATACATTGCCCGTGAATTCTACGGGGTATGGGGCGATTACGATGTAAAAATCACCATCGATAAAAAATATGTACTGGGCGGTACCGGTTACCTCCAGAATCCCAACCAGATCGGTCATGGTTATGAAGCACCGGGTACGGTGGTAAACCGGCCGGCTGGTAACAACCTGACCTGGCACTTCATTGCGCCTAATGTGCACGACTTTATGTGGGCTGCTGATCCCGACTACAAACATATCAGCCGGAAAATAGATGGCTTTACCGCGCACTTCCTGTACCTGGAAAACGAAACTACCCGTACTACCTGGCCGCAGCTGGTAAATATGATTCCGAAAGCCTACGAGTATATCAAAGCACATTATGGCCCTTATCCTTATCAGCAGTTCTCCTTTATTCAAGGAGGCGATGGTGGTATGGAATATCCGATGAGTACTTTGATCATGGGTAATGGTAAAATGGATGGATTGTATGGCGTTGCTATCCACGAGTGGATGCACAGCTGGTACCAGGGAATGATGGCTACCAATGAGAGCCTGTATCCATGGATGGACGAAGGGTTTACCACTTTCGCGCAGGATAATACCATCTATAACACCGTAGATTCACTAAAAGGTCTCAACCCGCATGAAGGTTCCTATGCCGGTTATTTTGCGTTGGCGAAAAGTCCGTTTGAAGAACCGGCTACTACACATTCCGATCATTACAATACCAATTTTGGATACAGTGTAACGGCATACTCCAAAGGCGCGGTATTCCTGGAGCAGCTGGGTTATGTGATTGGTGCGGAAAACAGGGATAATGGCCTGTTACGCTACTACAAGGAATGGCGTTTCAAACATCCGAATGTCAATGATTTCATCCGGGTAATGGAAAAGCAGAGCGGCATTGAGCTGGATTGGTACAAACAATACTTTATCAATTCCACCAAACATATCGACTACGGTATCGACAGCGTATATGCCAATGGCAATAAAACCGTGGTACGGTTACGCCGCATCGGTTATATGCCTATGCCGGTAGATTTCATGGTAACGGATAAGAATGGCAATAAAGTACTGCACTATATTCCATTGTCTATAATGTTTGGAGAGAAACCCAATGAGTATACCGGTGTGAAACGCGTGGTGGAAAATGCATGGTATTGGACCAATCCGACTTATGAAGTAGAAGTAAATGTGCCGCTGGCAGATATTCGTGAGCTGGAAATAGATCCGAGCGAACGAATGGCAGATATGGACCGGAGCAATAATAAAGCGAAGGGCTGA
- a CDS encoding 7-carboxy-7-deazaguanine synthase QueE — protein sequence MSAITTNISINTATLPVMERFYTIQGEGFHQGRAAYFIRLGGCDVGCVWCDVKDSWDASKHPQLPITELVADAARNPGRIAVITGGEPLLHNLDALTKALHKAGFHTHMETSGSSPLSGSWDWITLSPKKFKAPLPEVCKAAHELKVVVYNKTDFAWAEKYAALAGKHCKLYLQPEWERSAEMTPLIIDYIKDNPQWELSLQIHKYIQVP from the coding sequence ATGTCAGCAATTACAACAAATATTAGTATCAATACAGCCACCTTGCCAGTGATGGAACGTTTTTACACCATCCAGGGAGAAGGGTTTCACCAGGGAAGGGCGGCTTATTTTATCAGACTGGGCGGCTGTGATGTCGGTTGCGTATGGTGTGATGTAAAAGACAGCTGGGACGCCAGCAAACACCCGCAGTTACCGATTACGGAACTGGTGGCAGATGCAGCGCGTAACCCTGGCCGTATTGCCGTTATTACCGGTGGCGAGCCCTTGTTACACAACCTCGACGCACTCACCAAAGCCCTGCATAAGGCAGGTTTTCATACCCATATGGAAACATCCGGCTCCTCTCCGCTCAGCGGCAGCTGGGACTGGATTACCCTGTCGCCTAAAAAGTTCAAAGCACCTTTACCGGAAGTATGTAAAGCGGCGCATGAACTGAAAGTAGTGGTGTACAACAAAACTGATTTTGCCTGGGCTGAGAAATATGCAGCACTGGCGGGCAAACACTGTAAACTGTACCTGCAGCCTGAATGGGAACGCAGTGCAGAAATGACACCCCTGATTATCGATTACATCAAAGACAACCCGCAATGGGAACTGTCTTTGCAGATCCATAAGTACATACAGGTACCTTAA